The proteins below are encoded in one region of Segatella copri:
- a CDS encoding AraC family transcriptional regulator, whose translation MKELFFNTIQEFNDYIGVKTLHPLVSIARVENTSPIQEAVHHYGLYALFLKENKGCKLSYGRTEYDFDEMTVTSFAPGQSIKDEPIPGIPLAKYTVLAFHPELLNRTQLGKNISRYEFFDYTSNEALHLSAAEVNIFRDVLSMIKQELQHPIDRHSRELIVSNIELLLNYCLRFYDRQFITREEINHSVVKKFTSLLDEYIARKAEHEGLPTVAYFADKCCYSTKYFGELVKTETGRTAKSLISDRLLSAARQLLVDETLTITQVSQRLGFEYSQHFVRFFKAQTGKTPSEYRKTA comes from the coding sequence ATGAAGGAATTATTCTTTAATACCATACAGGAGTTCAACGACTACATTGGGGTGAAAACACTTCATCCTCTGGTAAGCATTGCACGTGTAGAGAACACCTCTCCGATACAGGAGGCTGTGCATCACTACGGACTTTATGCCCTCTTCCTGAAGGAAAACAAGGGCTGCAAATTGTCATACGGCAGAACAGAATATGATTTTGACGAGATGACCGTCACCTCGTTTGCTCCAGGTCAGTCGATTAAGGATGAACCCATTCCAGGAATACCGCTTGCCAAATATACGGTATTGGCTTTCCATCCCGAGTTGCTCAACCGCACCCAGCTTGGCAAGAACATCTCCCGCTATGAGTTCTTCGACTATACAAGCAACGAAGCTCTACATCTATCCGCTGCCGAGGTAAACATCTTCCGTGATGTACTCTCAATGATTAAGCAGGAACTTCAGCATCCTATAGATAGACATTCGCGTGAACTCATCGTTTCAAACATCGAGTTGCTGCTAAACTACTGCCTGCGCTTCTACGACCGACAGTTTATCACACGCGAGGAGATAAACCATTCGGTAGTAAAGAAATTCACCTCTCTGCTCGATGAATACATTGCCCGGAAAGCGGAGCATGAAGGGCTGCCTACCGTAGCCTACTTTGCCGACAAATGCTGCTATTCTACCAAATATTTCGGTGAATTAGTCAAGACAGAGACTGGCAGAACCGCAAAGAGTCTGATCAGCGACCGACTGCTTTCTGCAGCCCGCCAACTACTTGTAGATGAAACCTTAACCATTACGCAAGTCAGCCAGCGCCTCGGCTTTGAATATTCTCAGCACTTCGTCCGCTTTTTCAAGGCACAGACGGGAAAGACTCCAAGCGAGTACCGCAAAACTGCTTAA
- a CDS encoding carboxymuconolactone decarboxylase family protein, which produces MKKIVQTAGRTQLGEFAPEFAHLNDDILFGEVWSRNDLLSLRDRSLVTITSLISQGITDNSLKYHLQSAKNNGITRTEAAEIITHIAFYAGWPKAWAAFNLAKEVWNEDVKGEDAKSAFLREMIFPIGEPNTAYAKYFKGNSYLAQISDSQIPFFNVTFEPGCRNNWHTHHATKGGGQMLVGVAGRGWYQEEGKPAQEILPGTVIHIPANVKHWHGAAKDSWFAHLAFEIPGENTSNEWQEAVSDEEYNKIK; this is translated from the coding sequence ATGAAGAAAATAGTACAGACAGCAGGGCGCACCCAGCTGGGTGAGTTTGCCCCGGAGTTCGCCCACCTCAACGACGACATCCTCTTCGGAGAAGTATGGAGCCGCAATGACCTGCTTTCATTGCGCGACCGCAGTTTAGTAACAATCACTTCGCTCATCAGCCAAGGAATCACCGATAACTCGCTGAAATATCACTTGCAGTCGGCAAAGAATAACGGAATTACCCGCACGGAAGCGGCAGAGATTATTACTCACATCGCCTTCTACGCAGGTTGGCCAAAGGCCTGGGCTGCCTTCAATCTGGCAAAGGAGGTATGGAACGAAGATGTGAAAGGAGAAGACGCTAAGTCTGCTTTCCTGCGCGAGATGATATTCCCTATTGGCGAACCCAACACAGCTTACGCCAAATACTTCAAAGGCAACAGTTATCTGGCACAAATATCTGATAGTCAGATACCTTTCTTCAACGTTACCTTTGAGCCTGGCTGCCGTAACAACTGGCATACGCACCACGCCACAAAGGGTGGCGGACAAATGCTGGTAGGTGTAGCCGGACGTGGCTGGTATCAGGAGGAAGGCAAGCCTGCGCAGGAAATCCTCCCCGGCACAGTCATCCACATTCCTGCCAACGTGAAGCATTGGCATGGTGCCGCAAAAGACAGCTGGTTTGCCCACCTCGCCTTTGAAATACCTGGCGAGAACACATCCAACGAGTGGCAGGAGGCTGTGAGCGATGAGGAATATAACAAGATAAAATAA
- a CDS encoding DNA alkylation repair protein, with protein sequence MTSLQERLFTMQDKQYAAFHAKLTPGVPMESFIGIRVPVLRKFAKEFTKEKECEEFLQQLPHEYYDENMLHGLLISEVKDYEECIRLTDSFLPFVDNWAVCDIMSPKVFPNTRRSYWRRSRLGVNRHTFILVVLE encoded by the coding sequence ATGACTTCACTTCAAGAAAGACTGTTCACCATGCAGGATAAGCAGTATGCTGCTTTCCATGCGAAACTGACACCGGGAGTGCCTATGGAAAGTTTCATAGGCATTCGTGTGCCTGTGCTCCGCAAGTTCGCAAAAGAATTTACAAAGGAGAAAGAATGCGAGGAGTTCCTTCAGCAGCTTCCTCACGAATACTACGATGAGAACATGCTTCACGGTCTCCTCATTTCCGAGGTAAAGGACTACGAGGAATGCATTCGTCTTACAGACAGTTTCCTGCCATTCGTGGACAACTGGGCTGTTTGCGACATTATGTCTCCGAAGGTGTTTCCAAACACAAGAAGGAGCTATTGGCGAAGATCAAGACTTGGAGTAAATCGTCACACGTTTATACTTGTCGTTTTGGAATAG
- a CDS encoding ribonuclease H, which translates to MTQDTSTYYVWIGGSCDYGHKERAGGAAVVIEHNGNIISRDVISDLHTTEFRMMLTLMVKVMQEIPEGSDILFLTNAAYIQNFDKTPTAKSANRTSSESKDASSLAISAESRGRKARANSDLIIQCIEEKKRHNSVGVKIVQYHKSPLLIETHDRATEAMAKTRKEFHLKNK; encoded by the coding sequence ATGACACAAGATACATCTACATATTACGTTTGGATAGGTGGCTCATGTGATTATGGCCATAAAGAGCGAGCTGGTGGTGCTGCCGTTGTGATTGAGCATAACGGCAACATCATCAGCCGTGATGTAATCAGCGACTTGCACACCACGGAGTTCCGCATGATGCTAACCCTCATGGTGAAGGTAATGCAGGAAATACCGGAAGGTTCCGACATTCTCTTCCTGACCAATGCCGCCTATATTCAGAACTTTGACAAGACTCCAACGGCTAAATCAGCCAACCGAACGAGCAGCGAGAGCAAAGATGCAAGCTCGCTTGCAATCTCTGCCGAGTCGCGAGGGAGGAAGGCGAGAGCCAACTCCGACTTGATCATTCAATGCATCGAGGAAAAGAAAAGGCACAACTCAGTCGGGGTCAAGATTGTGCAATATCACAAGAGTCCACTGCTGATAGAAACCCACGATAGGGCTACGGAAGCAATGGCAAAGACAAGAAAGGAGTTTCATCTGAAAAACAAGTAA
- a CDS encoding S41 family peptidase, which produces MKKLIFSVALLSAALSASAEEHPLWMRYPAISPDGTTIAFAYKGDLYSVSVNGGEARQLTTHAAFDSHPVWSPNSKKIAFQSNREGSLDIFVIDAKGGAPTRLTTNSGSETPIAFADNDHVLYSASLQPTAQSIIFGDNTFPQVYKVSTKGGRPELFSTLTMENISIAKNGDILYHDKKGYEDPWRKHQKSPIARDIWLKSNGKFTKQTTFAGEDRSPVWTSDEKSFFYLSEQDGTFNIYRRSLNSSSDKQITHHKGNPVRFLTASSADLLCYGYDGEIYTVKEGGEPQKVNISITTDNDAPSLVRQIKSWGATEISVSPDAKEVAFVMHGDVYVTSVEYTTTKRITDTPQQERDLSFSPDGRALVYAAERNGVWQIYQSKIKNEKEKNFTYATDIEEEQLVKTGVTSQYPQYSPDGKEVAFFEDRAALRIINLKSKEIRTVLDGKYVYSYSDGDIAFEWSPDSKWLLSTYIGNGGWNNQDIALVKADGKEVHNLTNSGYSDSNGKWVLDGKAMLFQSDRAGYRSHGSWGAEDDAYIMFFDLDAYNRFNMSKEEIELSDANKDEKEKKEDEKKEEAKKKADEKQKKTGKIEVEKVKPLELDIENCRDRIVRLTANSSHMGDAVLSKDGDKLYYQAAFEDDYDLWQHDLKDGSTKLVMKGVGQGNLQTDKDVKNLFICNGSSIKKVDLSGFSTKDISFEANFNYKPAEERQYLFDHIWRQVKDKFYDPKIHGVDWEGYRKTYEKFLPYINNNFDFQEMLSEMLGELNASHTGARYYASNSALTTANLGVFFDPQYQGDGLKIQEIIKRGPFDVKNTGVTAGSIIESIDGEEIKAGMDYFPLLDGKVGKNVRLGIRNAKGKKMEVTVKAISQGKLNNLLYKRWVDRNRAFVDSISGGRIAYVHVKAMDSESFRTVYSELLSDKNRNRDAVIVDERHNGGGWLHDDLCTLLNGKQYQEFVPHGKVVGRDPFNKWVKPSCVMICENDYSNGHGFPWVYKELGIGKLIGAPVAGTMTAVWWETLMDNTLVFGIPQVGCRDMRGVFGENTQLNPDIEVYNSPEDFINGHDTQLERAVKEMMKK; this is translated from the coding sequence ATGAAAAAGTTAATCTTTTCAGTAGCCCTGCTCTCAGCAGCACTCTCTGCCAGCGCAGAAGAACATCCGCTCTGGATGCGCTACCCAGCCATCTCGCCCGATGGCACAACCATCGCCTTCGCTTATAAAGGCGACCTCTACAGTGTTTCTGTCAACGGCGGTGAAGCACGACAGCTCACAACCCATGCAGCCTTCGATTCGCATCCTGTATGGAGCCCTAACAGCAAGAAAATTGCCTTCCAGTCTAACCGCGAAGGAAGTCTCGACATCTTTGTAATCGATGCAAAAGGCGGTGCTCCTACCCGACTCACCACCAACAGCGGCAGCGAAACACCTATCGCCTTTGCAGACAACGACCATGTGCTCTACTCTGCCAGTCTGCAGCCTACAGCCCAGAGCATCATCTTCGGCGACAACACATTCCCACAAGTATATAAGGTAAGCACCAAGGGCGGAAGACCAGAACTATTCTCTACCCTCACCATGGAGAATATCAGCATCGCCAAGAACGGCGACATTCTCTACCACGACAAAAAGGGATATGAAGACCCTTGGCGCAAACACCAGAAATCACCTATCGCACGCGACATCTGGCTGAAGAGTAACGGAAAGTTTACCAAGCAGACTACCTTTGCCGGCGAAGACCGCTCGCCAGTATGGACATCAGACGAGAAATCATTCTTCTATCTGAGCGAGCAGGACGGCACATTCAATATCTACCGCCGCAGCCTCAACAGTTCAAGCGACAAGCAGATTACCCACCACAAAGGCAATCCGGTAAGATTCCTCACCGCATCCAGCGCCGACCTGCTCTGCTACGGATATGATGGAGAAATCTACACCGTGAAAGAAGGTGGAGAGCCTCAGAAGGTGAACATCTCCATTACAACAGATAATGACGCTCCAAGCCTCGTACGTCAGATTAAAAGCTGGGGAGCTACAGAGATTTCCGTTTCGCCAGACGCCAAGGAAGTGGCTTTCGTGATGCATGGCGACGTATACGTAACTTCTGTAGAATACACCACTACCAAGCGCATTACCGACACACCGCAGCAGGAGCGCGACCTGAGTTTCTCGCCAGACGGCAGAGCCCTGGTCTATGCAGCCGAGCGCAACGGCGTATGGCAGATTTACCAGTCTAAGATCAAGAACGAGAAAGAGAAGAACTTCACCTACGCTACCGACATCGAGGAAGAGCAGTTGGTGAAAACAGGCGTTACATCACAGTATCCACAATACTCTCCTGACGGCAAGGAAGTGGCTTTCTTCGAAGACCGCGCTGCACTTCGCATCATCAATCTGAAATCGAAGGAAATCCGCACCGTGCTCGATGGCAAATACGTCTACTCTTACAGCGATGGAGACATCGCTTTCGAATGGTCACCAGACAGCAAATGGCTCCTTTCAACCTATATCGGCAACGGCGGCTGGAACAACCAGGATATTGCACTGGTAAAGGCTGACGGCAAGGAGGTTCACAACCTGACCAATTCCGGCTACAGCGACAGCAACGGCAAATGGGTGCTCGACGGCAAGGCAATGCTCTTCCAGAGCGACAGAGCCGGCTACCGCAGTCATGGAAGCTGGGGAGCAGAAGACGATGCCTACATCATGTTCTTCGACCTGGATGCCTACAACCGCTTCAACATGAGCAAGGAAGAAATAGAACTGTCTGACGCCAACAAGGACGAAAAGGAGAAGAAGGAAGACGAGAAGAAGGAAGAGGCTAAAAAGAAGGCTGACGAAAAGCAGAAGAAGACCGGAAAGATAGAGGTGGAAAAAGTGAAGCCACTGGAGCTGGACATCGAAAACTGCCGCGACAGAATCGTACGCCTCACCGCAAACTCTTCGCACATGGGCGATGCTGTGCTCTCTAAAGACGGCGACAAGCTCTACTACCAGGCAGCCTTCGAGGATGATTACGACCTCTGGCAGCACGACCTGAAGGACGGCTCTACCAAGCTCGTGATGAAGGGCGTAGGCCAGGGCAACCTGCAGACCGACAAGGATGTGAAGAACCTCTTCATCTGCAACGGAAGCAGCATCAAGAAGGTGGATCTGAGCGGATTCAGCACCAAGGACATCAGCTTTGAGGCTAACTTCAACTATAAGCCAGCCGAGGAGCGCCAGTATCTCTTCGACCACATATGGCGACAGGTGAAAGACAAGTTCTACGACCCCAAGATTCATGGTGTTGACTGGGAAGGTTACCGCAAGACCTATGAGAAGTTCCTGCCTTACATCAACAACAATTTCGACTTCCAGGAGATGTTGAGCGAAATGCTTGGCGAGCTGAACGCTTCGCATACAGGAGCCCGCTACTACGCTTCGAACAGCGCGCTTACCACCGCCAATCTGGGAGTATTCTTCGATCCTCAGTATCAGGGCGACGGCCTGAAGATTCAGGAGATTATCAAGCGTGGTCCTTTCGATGTGAAGAATACGGGCGTTACAGCCGGCAGCATCATCGAGAGCATCGACGGCGAGGAGATTAAAGCCGGAATGGACTACTTCCCATTGCTCGACGGAAAGGTTGGCAAGAATGTACGCCTCGGCATCAGAAACGCCAAGGGTAAGAAGATGGAGGTTACAGTGAAGGCTATCTCTCAGGGCAAACTCAACAACCTGCTCTACAAGCGATGGGTAGACCGCAACCGCGCTTTCGTTGACAGTATTTCGGGCGGACGCATCGCTTATGTTCACGTTAAGGCGATGGATTCGGAGAGTTTCCGCACCGTTTACAGCGAACTGCTGAGCGACAAGAACCGAAACAGAGACGCTGTAATCGTAGACGAGCGCCATAATGGTGGCGGCTGGTTGCACGATGATCTCTGCACCCTGCTCAACGGCAAGCAGTATCAGGAGTTTGTACCTCACGGTAAGGTAGTTGGCCGCGATCCATTCAACAAATGGGTGAAGCCATCTTGCGTCATGATCTGCGAGAACGATTACAGCAACGGTCACGGTTTCCCATGGGTTTACAAGGAACTCGGAATCGGTAAGCTGATCGGTGCTCCTGTAGCAGGAACCATGACAGCCGTATGGTGGGAAACGCTGATGGACAACACGCTAGTATTCGGTATTCCTCAGGTAGGCTGCCGCGACATGCGTGGCGTGTTCGGCGAGAACACCCAGCTGAACCCAGACATCGAGGTTTACAACAGTCCGGAAGATTTCATCAATGGCCATGATACCCAGCTCGAAAGAGCCGTAAAGGAAATGATGAAGAAATAA
- the ftsY gene encoding signal recognition particle-docking protein FtsY, with the protein MGLFGLFSNKKKETLDKGLEKTKESVFGKLARAVAGKSTVDDDVLDDLEEVLITSDVGVETTVKIIRRIEERVARDKYVSTSELNRILREEIAILLSENHSDDLADWELPADHKPYVILVVGVNGVGKTTTIGKLAYQFKKAGKKVVLGAADTFRAAAVEQICIWGERVGVPVVKQQMGSDPASVAFDTLQSAKANGADVVLIDTAGRLHNKVNLMNELKKIKEVMKKVMPEAPDEVMLVLDGSTGQNAFEQAKQFSAVTNISSLAITKLDGTAKGGVVIGISDQLKVPVKYIGLGEGMEDLQLFNKTEFVDSLFKN; encoded by the coding sequence ATGGGATTATTCGGATTATTCAGCAACAAAAAGAAGGAAACTCTCGATAAGGGACTTGAAAAAACCAAGGAGAGTGTGTTTGGCAAACTGGCGCGCGCCGTTGCCGGAAAGTCTACCGTCGATGATGATGTGCTCGACGATCTCGAAGAGGTACTCATCACTTCAGACGTAGGTGTAGAAACCACGGTCAAGATTATCCGCCGCATCGAAGAACGTGTGGCCCGCGATAAATATGTTTCAACCAGCGAGCTCAACCGCATTCTGCGCGAGGAAATCGCCATTCTCCTCTCCGAGAATCACAGCGATGACCTGGCAGACTGGGAACTTCCTGCCGACCATAAGCCTTACGTTATCCTCGTAGTAGGCGTAAACGGCGTGGGCAAGACAACCACCATCGGCAAGCTGGCTTACCAGTTTAAGAAGGCTGGCAAGAAGGTTGTTCTGGGAGCTGCCGACACCTTCCGTGCCGCTGCCGTAGAGCAGATTTGCATCTGGGGCGAGCGCGTGGGTGTGCCTGTAGTGAAACAGCAGATGGGAAGCGACCCGGCAAGCGTGGCGTTCGACACCCTGCAGAGCGCCAAGGCAAACGGCGCCGACGTGGTGCTCATCGATACGGCAGGCCGACTGCACAACAAGGTGAACCTGATGAATGAGCTCAAGAAAATAAAGGAAGTGATGAAGAAGGTAATGCCTGAAGCACCAGACGAGGTAATGCTCGTGCTCGACGGAAGTACCGGACAGAATGCATTCGAGCAGGCTAAGCAGTTCTCTGCCGTTACCAACATCTCCTCGCTCGCCATCACCAAGCTCGACGGAACCGCTAAGGGCGGAGTTGTCATCGGCATCAGCGACCAGCTCAAGGTGCCTGTAAAATACATCGGACTGGGCGAAGGAATGGAAGATCTGCAGCTCTTCAACAAGACAGAATTCGTAGACTCTCTCTTTAAAAATTAG
- the rimO gene encoding 30S ribosomal protein S12 methylthiotransferase RimO — translation MKKNQIDIITLGCSKNLVDSELLMKQFEANGYHCVHDSKRPQGEIAVINTCGFIEDAKQESIDTILEFIQAKEEGRLRKLYVMGCLSQRYQKELEEEMPEVDKFYGKFNYKQLLQELGKAEVSSCNGQRHLTTPRHYAYIKIAEGCNRHCAYCAIPIITGKHVSRPKEEILQEVRELVAEGVKEFQIIAQELTYYGVDIDGKHHITELISEMADIPGVKWIRLHYAYPNQFPMDLLDVMREKPNVCKYLDIALQHISDHMLTSMHRHVTKQETINLLKAIRERVPGIHIRTTLMVGFPGETDEDFHELLDFVREQRFERMGAFAYSEEEGTYSATHYEDNVPAEVKQRRLDELMILQQDISSEVEADKVGKTMTVIIDRKEGDYYIGRTEFCSPEVDPEVLIHANEKRLRVGSFYQVEITTSEEFDLYGKVVK, via the coding sequence ATGAAGAAAAATCAGATAGATATTATTACCCTGGGCTGCTCGAAGAATCTCGTAGACAGCGAGTTGCTGATGAAGCAGTTTGAGGCAAACGGCTACCATTGCGTTCACGATTCCAAGCGCCCTCAGGGCGAGATAGCCGTCATCAATACGTGCGGATTCATTGAGGATGCAAAGCAGGAAAGCATCGACACCATCCTGGAGTTTATCCAGGCTAAAGAAGAAGGCCGACTCAGAAAGCTCTATGTAATGGGCTGCCTCTCGCAGCGCTACCAGAAGGAACTGGAAGAAGAAATGCCCGAAGTGGATAAGTTCTACGGCAAATTCAACTACAAGCAGCTTCTGCAGGAACTCGGCAAGGCGGAAGTTTCATCCTGCAACGGCCAGCGTCATCTCACCACTCCGCGCCATTATGCCTACATCAAGATAGCTGAGGGCTGCAACCGCCACTGTGCCTACTGCGCCATTCCTATCATCACCGGCAAGCACGTTTCCCGTCCGAAGGAAGAGATTCTGCAGGAGGTGCGCGAACTGGTAGCAGAAGGCGTGAAGGAGTTTCAGATTATCGCTCAGGAACTCACCTACTACGGCGTAGATATTGACGGCAAGCATCATATTACCGAACTCATCAGCGAGATGGCTGATATTCCGGGCGTGAAATGGATTCGCCTGCATTACGCTTATCCGAACCAGTTCCCAATGGATCTTCTGGACGTGATGCGCGAGAAGCCAAACGTATGCAAATATCTCGACATTGCCCTCCAGCACATCAGCGACCACATGCTCACCAGCATGCATCGCCACGTAACGAAGCAGGAAACCATCAATCTGCTGAAGGCCATCCGCGAACGCGTGCCAGGCATTCACATCCGCACTACGCTGATGGTTGGTTTTCCAGGCGAGACAGATGAGGATTTCCACGAACTCCTCGACTTCGTACGCGAACAGAGATTTGAGCGCATGGGCGCCTTTGCCTACTCTGAGGAAGAAGGAACCTACAGCGCCACCCACTACGAAGACAACGTGCCTGCCGAGGTAAAGCAGCGCCGGCTGGACGAACTGATGATTCTGCAGCAAGACATCAGCTCTGAGGTTGAGGCTGATAAGGTGGGCAAAACCATGACCGTTATCATCGACCGCAAGGAAGGCGATTACTACATCGGACGAACAGAGTTCTGCTCTCCGGAAGTAGACCCTGAGGTTCTGATCCATGCCAATGAGAAGCGTCTGCGCGTGGGTAGTTTCTATCAGGTAGAAATTACTACAAGCGAAGAATTTGACCTCTATGGCAAGGTGGTGAAATAA
- a CDS encoding HU family DNA-binding protein, which translates to MNNKEYIAELAQQTGYSQEDTQKLVRKAIDAMIAEFEDGEAVSIPNFGTFEVKKRMERVVVNPTTKKRQLVPPKLVLGFRPVASVKEKLKNGGDEQ; encoded by the coding sequence ATGAACAATAAGGAATACATCGCTGAACTGGCTCAGCAAACCGGCTATTCGCAGGAAGACACCCAGAAGTTGGTGCGCAAGGCGATAGACGCTATGATTGCCGAGTTTGAGGATGGAGAAGCTGTCTCTATCCCCAATTTTGGCACCTTCGAAGTGAAGAAGCGCATGGAGCGAGTGGTGGTTAATCCTACTACCAAGAAGCGTCAGCTGGTGCCGCCTAAGTTGGTGTTGGGTTTCCGACCGGTAGCTTCGGTCAAGGAAAAACTAAAGAATGGAGGGGATGAGCAATGA
- a CDS encoding HU family DNA-binding protein has protein sequence MSKFSLNTLGKLLADKSGLSQVEAELFIRKMFDVCNQGLDADKQVKIKWLGTFKVQATKDRESINVNTGERFTIEGRDKLTFTPDNILKEIVNKPFAQFETVVVNDGVDFDEIDEKFGEEQTEDAPEQVIDFLDEEKTATPNPEVVVIESEKEKEKEDELAKQIAIEQAKLERLKQAQLEQERIQKEKQEQERLEQERLEQEKLELAQQQQALKAVVEPAVPASDESEEEEEEEEEESSNSHHIVIPRYLVVAVCLIVVALIGGMGWFAFNYGQMTAQRDHLAMQLNQYHQAPAKKVPAKPAAAPLSQEQKLRQKAMEDSIRMAKTAEAVKLAENSDEESANAEKAKQAEAKAKAEAKDKAEEKAASKIASSQYDKDARVRTGAYRIIGVAQTVTVGAGQTLEQISTRYLGSGMECYVEALNGTSTVKAGQKIKIPKLELKKKKK, from the coding sequence ATGAGCAAATTCAGTTTAAATACACTTGGAAAACTGCTTGCAGATAAGAGCGGGCTGAGCCAGGTGGAAGCAGAACTCTTCATCCGGAAAATGTTTGATGTGTGCAACCAGGGACTCGATGCCGACAAGCAGGTGAAGATAAAATGGCTGGGCACCTTTAAGGTACAGGCCACGAAAGACCGTGAAAGCATCAATGTGAACACGGGCGAGCGCTTCACCATTGAAGGCAGAGACAAACTCACCTTCACGCCTGACAACATCCTGAAAGAAATCGTGAACAAGCCATTCGCCCAATTTGAAACGGTGGTGGTAAATGACGGCGTAGATTTCGATGAAATAGATGAGAAGTTTGGAGAAGAACAGACAGAAGATGCTCCTGAACAAGTAATCGATTTTCTGGACGAAGAAAAAACTGCAACTCCAAATCCGGAGGTTGTCGTAATTGAATCTGAAAAGGAAAAGGAAAAAGAAGACGAACTGGCAAAGCAAATTGCTATTGAACAAGCTAAACTGGAAAGATTAAAACAAGCCCAACTGGAGCAGGAAAGAATACAGAAAGAAAAGCAAGAGCAGGAAAGACTGGAGCAGGAAAGACTGGAGCAAGAGAAGCTTGAATTAGCCCAGCAACAGCAAGCCCTGAAAGCAGTTGTTGAACCAGCAGTACCTGCATCAGATGAATCTGAAGAAGAAGAGGAGGAAGAAGAAGAAGAATCTTCCAATTCTCATCATATTGTTATTCCTCGCTATCTGGTCGTTGCAGTCTGTCTCATCGTAGTAGCTTTGATTGGCGGAATGGGATGGTTTGCCTTCAACTATGGTCAGATGACTGCCCAGCGCGATCATCTAGCCATGCAGCTAAACCAGTATCATCAGGCTCCAGCCAAGAAAGTCCCAGCCAAACCAGCTGCCGCCCCACTCTCTCAGGAACAGAAACTCCGCCAGAAAGCGATGGAAGACAGCATCCGTATGGCTAAAACTGCAGAAGCAGTAAAACTGGCTGAAAATTCGGATGAGGAAAGTGCTAACGCAGAAAAGGCTAAGCAGGCTGAAGCAAAGGCTAAGGCAGAAGCTAAAGATAAAGCCGAAGAAAAGGCTGCTTCGAAAATAGCATCATCCCAGTATGATAAGGACGCTCGCGTACGCACGGGAGCTTACCGAATCATAGGAGTTGCCCAGACCGTTACGGTTGGCGCCGGTCAGACCCTCGAACAGATTAGTACCCGCTATTTAGGTTCCGGCATGGAATGCTACGTAGAAGCCCTGAATGGTACAAGCACCGTAAAAGCCGGACAGAAAATCAAGATTCCGAAACTGGAATTGAAAAAGAAAAAGAAGTAA